The following proteins come from a genomic window of Streptomyces sp. NBC_01716:
- a CDS encoding NUDIX hydrolase, whose amino-acid sequence MQWANLSEQTVYENRWFQVNLADVELPDGRHLDHFLIRLRPVAVATAVNEANEVLMLWRHRFITDSWGWELAAGVVEDGESVETAAAREMEEETGWRPGRLRHLLTVEPSNGLTDARHHLYWSDAATYTGHPRDDFESSRREWVPLKLVPDLIARGEVPAANMAAGLLMLHHLRLGGGG is encoded by the coding sequence GTGCAGTGGGCGAACTTAAGCGAACAGACTGTGTATGAGAATCGCTGGTTCCAGGTCAATCTGGCCGATGTCGAACTCCCCGACGGCCGGCATCTGGACCACTTCCTCATCCGGCTCCGCCCGGTGGCCGTGGCGACGGCGGTCAACGAGGCCAACGAGGTGCTGATGCTCTGGAGGCACCGCTTCATCACCGACAGCTGGGGCTGGGAACTGGCCGCAGGCGTCGTCGAGGACGGCGAGTCCGTCGAGACCGCGGCGGCGCGGGAGATGGAGGAGGAGACCGGCTGGCGGCCCGGCCGCCTCCGGCATCTGCTCACCGTGGAGCCGTCCAACGGACTCACCGACGCCAGGCACCATCTCTACTGGTCGGACGCGGCGACCTACACCGGCCACCCGAGGGACGACTTCGAGTCCTCGCGCCGGGAGTGGGTACCGCTCAAGCTCGTTCCCGACCTGATCGCGCGGGGTGAGGTGCCGGCCGCCAACATGGCGGCCGGACTGCTGATGCTCCATCACCTGCGCCTGGGAGGCGGCGGGTAG
- a CDS encoding 3-hydroxybutyryl-CoA dehydrogenase, with protein MTDIERVGVVGCGQMGAGIAEVCARSGLAVMVAETTGEALEIGRTRLFNSLSKAAERGKITEEERDATLDRLSFTTDLGEFADRDLVIEAVVENEQVKTEIFQVLDQVVTRPDAILSSNTSSIPLVKLAVATSRPDRVIGIHFFNPAPVQQLVELIPALTTSDETVKRAESVVQDVLGKHAIRAQDRSGFVVNALLIPYLLSAIRMFESGIASREDIDNGMEMGCAHPMGPLKLSDLIGLDTVASVADSMYAEYKEPLYAAPPLLQRMVDAGRLGRKSGSGFYPYG; from the coding sequence GTGACCGACATCGAACGCGTCGGAGTGGTGGGCTGCGGCCAGATGGGCGCAGGCATCGCGGAGGTGTGCGCCCGCAGCGGCCTTGCGGTGATGGTCGCCGAGACCACCGGCGAGGCCCTGGAGATAGGGCGCACCCGCCTCTTCAACTCCCTCTCGAAAGCCGCCGAGCGCGGCAAGATCACCGAGGAGGAGCGCGACGCGACGCTCGACAGGCTCAGTTTCACCACCGATCTCGGGGAGTTCGCCGACCGCGATCTGGTGATCGAGGCCGTCGTCGAGAACGAGCAGGTCAAGACGGAGATCTTCCAGGTCCTCGACCAGGTCGTGACGCGCCCGGACGCGATCCTGTCGTCCAACACCTCCTCCATTCCGCTGGTCAAGCTGGCCGTCGCGACCTCCCGGCCCGACCGGGTGATCGGCATCCACTTCTTCAACCCGGCACCGGTCCAGCAGCTGGTGGAGCTGATCCCGGCGCTGACGACGTCCGACGAGACGGTCAAGCGCGCCGAGTCCGTCGTCCAGGACGTGCTGGGCAAGCACGCCATCCGCGCCCAGGACCGGTCCGGTTTCGTGGTGAACGCCCTTCTGATTCCTTATCTGCTCTCCGCGATCCGGATGTTCGAGTCCGGTATCGCGAGCCGCGAGGACATCGACAACGGCATGGAGATGGGCTGCGCCCACCCGATGGGCCCGCTCAAGCTCTCCGATCTGATCGGCCTGGACACGGTCGCTTCGGTCGCCGATTCGATGTACGCCGAGTACAAGGAGCCGTTGTACGCCGCTCCCCCGCTGCTTCAGCGCATGGTGGACGCGGGGCGCCTCGGCCGTAAGTCGGGCTCGGGCTTCTACCCGTACGGCTGA
- a CDS encoding glycoside hydrolase family 10 protein, producing MRQIGRRGFVTATAGALTSLAVAGDAVAAAGTAGTSGETGAAAGAEGAAGSGRHVPRGELRGMWLATVVNRDWPSKPGLPVAEQRAELLKFLDTAVTRKLNAVVFQVRPTADALWPSPFEPWAECLTGVQGKDPGWDPLGTAVKEAHKRGLELHAWFNPYRVANHTDPSRLIPSHPARKHPEWILPYGGKLYYNPGIPEVRKFVQDAMLDAVRRYDVDAVHWDDYFYPYPVAGQVFDDDAQYAKYGAGFPDKASWRRDNTDRLVRETAERIKKIKKHVAFGISPFGVWRNIATDPTGSDTTAGVQTYDDLYADTRKWVKEGWIDYITPQIYWNIGFAAADYAKLVPWWSEVVRGTGVDLYIGEALYKAGDPAQPAPWQDVAEVSRHLTFAKQYREVRGHCYFSALECVNDKNGAFARAVADHYKSRVRPPRQG from the coding sequence ATGCGGCAAATCGGTAGAAGAGGGTTCGTGACGGCAACGGCCGGTGCGCTCACGTCACTGGCGGTGGCGGGCGACGCGGTCGCCGCGGCGGGTACGGCGGGGACGAGTGGGGAGACCGGAGCGGCGGCGGGCGCGGAGGGCGCCGCCGGGTCCGGTCGTCATGTCCCGCGCGGCGAACTGCGCGGGATGTGGCTCGCGACGGTCGTCAACCGCGACTGGCCGTCGAAGCCCGGACTGCCCGTGGCCGAACAGCGCGCGGAGCTTCTGAAGTTCCTGGACACCGCCGTCACGCGGAAGCTGAACGCCGTCGTCTTCCAGGTACGGCCGACCGCGGACGCGCTGTGGCCCTCGCCGTTCGAGCCGTGGGCCGAGTGCCTGACCGGCGTACAGGGCAAGGACCCGGGCTGGGACCCGCTGGGTACGGCCGTGAAGGAGGCCCACAAGCGCGGTCTCGAACTGCACGCCTGGTTCAACCCGTACCGCGTGGCCAACCACACGGACCCGTCCCGGCTGATCCCGAGCCACCCGGCCCGCAAGCACCCGGAGTGGATCCTTCCGTACGGCGGGAAGCTCTACTACAACCCGGGCATCCCCGAGGTCAGGAAGTTCGTCCAGGACGCCATGCTCGACGCCGTGCGGCGCTACGACGTCGACGCCGTGCACTGGGACGACTACTTCTATCCGTACCCGGTCGCCGGTCAGGTCTTCGACGACGACGCGCAGTACGCGAAGTACGGCGCCGGCTTCCCCGACAAGGCCTCCTGGCGGCGCGACAACACCGACCGGCTGGTGCGCGAGACGGCGGAGCGGATCAAGAAGATCAAGAAGCATGTCGCCTTCGGCATCAGCCCGTTCGGGGTGTGGCGCAACATCGCCACCGACCCGACCGGCTCCGACACCACGGCCGGCGTGCAGACCTACGACGATCTGTACGCCGACACCCGCAAGTGGGTCAAGGAGGGCTGGATCGACTACATCACCCCGCAGATCTACTGGAACATCGGCTTCGCCGCGGCCGACTACGCGAAGCTCGTGCCCTGGTGGAGCGAGGTGGTCAGAGGCACGGGCGTCGACCTCTACATCGGCGAGGCCCTCTACAAGGCGGGCGACCCCGCCCAGCCCGCGCCGTGGCAGGACGTGGCGGAGGTCTCCCGTCATCTGACCTTCGCGAAGCAGTACCGGGAGGTGCGCGGTCACTGCTACTTCTCCGCGCTGGAGTGCGTCAACGACAAGAACGGCGCGTTCGCGAGGGCGGTGGCCGACCACTACAAGTCCCGGGTACGCCCGCCCCGGCAGGGCTGA
- a CDS encoding DMT family transporter: MTAQDSATRPTPVAVTGGTLLAAGGVLAFSLTFPATVWGLESFGPWSLVAIRGVLAALIAGGFLLAVRVPVPERRHWGALAVVAAGVVIGFPMLTTLALQTSTTAHAAVVVGLLPLSTAAFSALRTGRRPSRTFWGAAVAGAGVVIAFTLQQSGGAVSTGDLYLFGALLVCAAGYTEGGRLARLMPGWHVIGWALVACLPLNLVVSAVALSFEPVRLTAQGVTGLVWVAAGSTFFGLYVWYRGMATIGVEKASQLQLAQPLLTLVWSVLLLGERPATAAPLAAVAVLLCIAVTQRARA, translated from the coding sequence ATGACAGCACAGGATAGCGCTACTCGTCCGACGCCGGTAGCGGTCACCGGCGGCACCCTCCTCGCGGCGGGGGGCGTTCTCGCCTTCTCGCTCACCTTCCCCGCGACCGTCTGGGGCCTGGAGAGCTTCGGCCCCTGGTCCCTGGTCGCGATCCGCGGCGTGCTGGCCGCGCTGATCGCGGGCGGCTTCCTGCTGGCGGTGCGCGTGCCGGTCCCGGAGCGGCGGCACTGGGGCGCGCTCGCCGTGGTGGCCGCCGGTGTGGTCATCGGTTTCCCGATGCTGACGACGCTGGCCCTCCAGACCTCGACCACGGCGCACGCCGCCGTCGTGGTGGGGCTGCTGCCGCTGAGCACCGCCGCGTTCTCGGCGCTGCGCACCGGCAGGCGCCCGTCGCGCACGTTCTGGGGCGCGGCCGTCGCGGGCGCGGGCGTAGTGATCGCCTTCACCCTCCAGCAGAGCGGCGGGGCCGTCTCGACCGGTGATCTGTATCTGTTCGGCGCGCTGCTGGTGTGCGCGGCCGGCTATACGGAGGGCGGCAGACTGGCGCGGCTGATGCCGGGCTGGCATGTGATCGGCTGGGCGCTGGTCGCGTGCCTGCCGCTCAATCTGGTGGTCTCGGCCGTCGCCCTGTCCTTCGAGCCGGTACGGCTGACGGCCCAGGGGGTGACCGGTCTGGTATGGGTGGCGGCGGGGTCGACCTTCTTCGGCCTCTATGTCTGGTACCGGGGCATGGCCACGATCGGGGTCGAGAAGGCGAGCCAGCTCCAGCTGGCCCAGCCGCTGCTGACCCTGGTCTGGTCGGTGCTGCTGCTCGGGGAGCGCCCGGCGACGGCCGCGCCACTGGCGGCCGTCGCCGTACTGCTGTGCATCGCGGTCACCCAGCGCGCCCGCGCCTAG